In a single window of the Prochlorococcus marinus str. AS9601 genome:
- the cobM gene encoding precorrin-4 C(11)-methyltransferase → MDNKISFIGVGPGDPELLTLKALKKIKIADVIIWTDSLIPEKILDSAKEGSEKIKTSSLNLEQITSIMIKKFQAGKTVVRLHDGDPCLFGAIREQIEILKNEKIEIEVVPGVSAFQVAAAYHEAELTIPEVTQTIILTRAGGRTGMPEKESLKDLAKHNSSICLYLSARHVKRSQETLLEFYPPETKVIVGFRVSWDDGWTSLIELKDMEKFSIEKKLIRTTIYIISPAISNSQKRSNLYNPSYKHLFRNK, encoded by the coding sequence ATGGATAACAAAATATCCTTTATTGGTGTTGGTCCAGGCGATCCAGAATTATTAACTTTAAAAGCATTAAAAAAGATAAAAATTGCAGATGTCATTATTTGGACTGATTCTCTAATTCCTGAAAAGATTTTAGATTCTGCTAAAGAAGGTTCTGAAAAAATAAAAACGAGTTCACTTAACTTAGAGCAAATCACCTCAATTATGATAAAAAAATTTCAGGCAGGGAAAACTGTTGTAAGGTTGCATGATGGAGACCCTTGCCTTTTTGGAGCAATTAGAGAACAAATCGAAATTTTAAAAAACGAAAAAATTGAAATCGAGGTTGTTCCTGGAGTAAGTGCTTTTCAAGTTGCTGCAGCATATCATGAAGCTGAGTTAACCATCCCTGAAGTAACGCAAACAATAATTTTAACTAGAGCAGGAGGGCGAACAGGGATGCCCGAAAAAGAATCTCTGAAAGATCTTGCGAAACACAATTCCTCTATATGTCTATATCTAAGTGCTAGGCATGTGAAAAGGTCTCAAGAAACATTACTAGAGTTTTACCCTCCTGAGACTAAAGTGATTGTTGGATTTAGAGTATCTTGGGATGACGGTTGGACATCATTAATAGAATTAAAAGATATGGAAAAATTTTCTATTGAGAAAAAACTAATTAGAACAACCATTTACATAATTAGCCCAGCAATTAGTAATTCTCAAAAAAGATCTAATCTTTATAATCCATCTTATAAGCATCTCTTTAGGAATAAATAA
- the lgt gene encoding prolipoprotein diacylglyceryl transferase produces MLILQAFIQSPGETFLNLGYITIRWYGLLISVSVLIGLFVSKKLAKARNINPEYISEILPSLIISSIIGARAYYVIFEWRLYSGENFFTSFELFNNIIQIPSFLAVWEGGIAIHGGLIGGLISIIYFCKSKKINLKTFIDILIPSIILGQSIGRWGNFFNNEAFGVPTNLPWKLFIPIQNRPLEFINYEFFHPTFLYESLWNLLIFIVLIITFNKQNKKDFFRPGFISCLYLISYSFGRFWIEGLRTDPLCIGGLPPFCDGGIRMAQFISIFLFSSGLIGIFFLRLRTYIGKNRKNG; encoded by the coding sequence ATGCTCATACTTCAGGCTTTTATACAATCTCCAGGAGAAACTTTTTTAAATTTAGGATATATAACTATTAGATGGTACGGACTTCTTATTTCGGTTTCAGTTTTAATAGGCCTATTTGTCTCTAAAAAACTTGCAAAGGCAAGAAATATTAACCCAGAGTACATTAGTGAAATACTTCCATCATTAATAATCTCTTCAATAATTGGAGCTAGAGCTTATTACGTAATTTTTGAGTGGAGGCTATATAGCGGAGAGAACTTTTTTACTTCTTTTGAACTATTCAATAACATAATTCAAATACCCTCTTTTCTTGCAGTTTGGGAAGGAGGCATAGCAATCCATGGAGGTCTAATTGGAGGATTAATATCTATTATCTATTTCTGTAAGTCGAAAAAAATTAATTTAAAAACTTTTATAGATATATTAATACCCTCGATTATTCTTGGACAATCAATAGGAAGGTGGGGAAATTTTTTCAATAATGAAGCCTTTGGAGTGCCTACAAATTTGCCTTGGAAATTATTTATTCCTATCCAAAATAGGCCTTTAGAATTTATTAATTATGAATTTTTTCATCCTACATTTCTCTATGAGTCATTGTGGAATCTTTTAATTTTCATCGTCCTTATTATTACCTTTAATAAACAAAATAAAAAAGATTTTTTCAGGCCTGGCTTTATTAGCTGTCTTTATTTAATAAGTTATAGCTTTGGAAGATTCTGGATTGAAGGTTTAAGAACTGACCCACTATGCATTGGTGGACTTCCACCCTTCTGTGATGGCGGTATAAGAATGGCTCAATTTATAAGTATTTTTCTATTTTCTTCTGGTTTAATTGGAATATTTTTTTTAAGATTGAGAACATATATTGGGAAAAATAGAAAGAATGGATAA
- the petA gene encoding cytochrome f produces MKKTSLFICTLLFISSIVFYPKISFAYPFWAQQNYESPREATGKIVCANCHLAQMPTIAEVPQSVGADSVFKAVVKIPYKNDLKEIGADGSEVPLQVGAVVMLPDGFKLAPQERWTEEIKEETEGVYFTNYSEEQDNIIIVGPLPGDTNKEIVFPVLSPDPSTNKEYHYGKYSLHIGGNRGRGQVYPTGDKSNNVVFTSSTAGTINSIETIEDGSYQVNIENDNGEITTEAVPVGPQLIVKAQDKINVGDPLTNDPNVGGFGQLDAEVVLQSPYRVIGLIAFFIGVGLTQILLVLKKKQVEKVQAAEGI; encoded by the coding sequence ATGAAAAAAACAAGTTTATTTATCTGTACTCTGCTTTTCATTTCAAGCATTGTATTTTATCCAAAGATCAGTTTTGCTTATCCATTTTGGGCTCAGCAAAACTACGAATCCCCAAGAGAAGCCACAGGTAAGATAGTCTGTGCAAATTGTCATCTAGCTCAGATGCCCACAATTGCAGAGGTTCCACAATCTGTTGGAGCAGACAGTGTTTTCAAAGCTGTAGTCAAAATACCCTACAAAAATGATTTAAAAGAGATAGGGGCTGATGGTTCGGAAGTCCCATTACAAGTTGGTGCTGTTGTAATGCTGCCTGATGGATTTAAACTTGCTCCACAAGAAAGATGGACCGAAGAAATAAAGGAGGAGACAGAAGGGGTTTATTTCACAAATTACAGTGAAGAGCAAGATAATATCATTATTGTCGGACCTTTACCTGGCGATACCAATAAAGAAATAGTTTTCCCTGTACTTTCCCCTGACCCATCCACTAATAAAGAATATCACTATGGGAAATACTCGTTACATATTGGAGGCAATAGAGGTAGAGGTCAGGTATATCCAACTGGAGATAAGAGCAATAATGTAGTATTCACCTCTTCCACCGCAGGAACTATAAATTCAATAGAAACAATTGAAGATGGTAGCTATCAAGTCAATATAGAAAACGATAATGGTGAAATAACTACTGAAGCAGTCCCTGTTGGTCCTCAACTTATCGTAAAAGCGCAAGACAAAATTAATGTAGGTGACCCTCTTACTAATGATCCCAACGTTGGTGGCTTTGGGCAATTGGATGCTGAGGTTGTACTTCAGAGCCCTTATAGAGTTATTGGATTGATTGCATTCTTCATTGGTGTAGGGTTAACACAAATACTTTTAGTATTAAAGAAAAAACAAGTAGAAAAAGTGCAAGCAGCAGAGGGTATCTAA